The following are encoded in a window of Chryseobacterium sp. genomic DNA:
- a CDS encoding lmo0937 family membrane protein, with protein MKDNILYIMAAVLFFSWMIGYMLFDIGGVFHFMFLFSVLAVLLKLVKDYSR; from the coding sequence ATGAAAGATAATATACTGTATATAATGGCGGCGGTTTTATTTTTCAGCTGGATGATTGGTTACATGCTGTTTGACATTGGAGGAGTATTTCACTTCATGTTTCTCTTCTCAGTGTTGGCTGTTCTTCTAAAACTGGTAAAAGACTATTCACGTTAA
- a CDS encoding response regulator has translation MVKEYMHIILADDDEDDRLFFTDAFEELKINTKVRTYNDGAELMDYLNGDDAVLPEILFLDLNMPKKNGIECLEEIKNNPKLSNIAIAIYSTSSSEEHIEETFVKGANIYIKKPSDFGALKKVLSDVVTINWQYQTSGLNKDNFLLRM, from the coding sequence ATGGTTAAAGAATATATGCACATCATCCTGGCGGATGACGATGAAGATGACAGGCTTTTTTTTACGGATGCATTTGAAGAACTCAAGATAAATACGAAAGTCCGCACGTATAACGATGGCGCTGAACTCATGGATTATCTGAACGGCGATGATGCGGTTCTGCCCGAAATTCTATTTCTGGACCTTAATATGCCGAAGAAAAACGGTATCGAGTGCCTGGAAGAGATTAAAAACAACCCTAAACTGTCCAATATTGCCATTGCCATTTATTCCACATCTTCCTCGGAAGAGCATATTGAGGAGACATTTGTAAAAGGAGCCAATATTTACATCAAGAAACCCAGCGATTTCGGAGCCCTTAAGAAAGTGCTTTCCGATGTCGTAACCATTAACTGGCAGTATCAGACTTCGGGACTTAACAAAGACAATTTCCTGCTCAGAATGTGA
- a CDS encoding PAS domain-containing protein, whose protein sequence is MNKLFRTRSSFLLTVIFIVATALMFFLMAVTYKHLERQSENSDWMTDSYEVSVKLERIYSNLKDIETERRNFILTDDPTSRQTVSAKMKEINTLLADLDTFFREHPGQRENMDSLKLMIRYKYDIVSESFDTHLSYDEMDALKESLMTGQRVMASINDKIEQMLQDEKHLLESRKAAFMFSQKSTPFYLYLISLFALGLLIFIFYKVNADIKNQRKLNYDLQVSLDTAQLAEKVGGYGIWILDYQSDSYYYSDNQYRLLGYEPQAFKADYGSFMTNVHRDDLQMVRTKYAEMVQNGNMAPFRYRIVREDGVVKYLHVVGKSVLSPNDEKILLGITMDVSSEIENQLQLEKVNAILTDRNINLNVANKTFEEAEKIGMFGTLQWILEDNRFVFSDNLVRLFGFEAEDFDHHPRSFLKTVHPQDIRMVEDRIAAIAELQHISPFTFRILRNTDKKLLYIDVTCKIIRDSELGDYFLFILQDATEEVLAKNDIEEKNRILEAKNTELQAFNYFASHDLQEPLRKIQTFISRLKDKEYDRLSDTGKQYLERIESSSGRMRLLIKDLLQFSRTTSAEQVFETADLNQLMYNALEELHHPIEEKKAVIKTESLPVLSVVPFQIQQLFINLISNSLKYSRENVTPEIKVTVGRVESGDEGLPVKAGNYFYKMVFSDNGIGFEQQYAEKIFTLFSRLHGKLEYEGTGIGLAICKKIAENHSGFIKADGTPGEGSVFTVYLPVQ, encoded by the coding sequence ATGAACAAACTCTTCCGGACGCGGTCCTCCTTCCTGCTCACAGTAATATTTATTGTGGCAACCGCCCTTATGTTTTTTCTGATGGCTGTAACTTATAAGCATCTCGAACGTCAGTCTGAAAACTCGGACTGGATGACGGACAGTTATGAAGTGTCGGTTAAACTGGAAAGGATCTACTCCAACCTGAAAGACATTGAAACAGAAAGGCGCAATTTTATCCTGACCGATGATCCCACCTCACGGCAAACGGTCTCGGCCAAAATGAAGGAAATAAACACTTTGCTTGCTGATCTGGATACTTTTTTCCGTGAGCACCCGGGACAGCGTGAAAATATGGACAGTCTGAAACTGATGATCAGGTACAAATATGATATTGTATCCGAAAGTTTCGACACCCATCTTTCCTATGACGAAATGGACGCGCTGAAGGAATCACTTATGACCGGCCAGCGCGTAATGGCCAGTATCAATGACAAAATAGAACAGATGCTGCAGGATGAAAAACACCTGCTCGAAAGCCGTAAAGCCGCTTTCATGTTCAGCCAGAAATCGACCCCGTTCTATCTTTACCTTATTTCACTTTTCGCGTTGGGTCTTCTTATTTTTATCTTTTATAAGGTTAATGCAGATATCAAGAACCAGCGAAAACTCAATTATGACCTTCAGGTCAGCCTGGATACGGCTCAGCTTGCGGAAAAAGTGGGCGGATACGGAATCTGGATTCTGGATTATCAAAGCGATTCCTATTATTATTCTGATAACCAATACCGTCTTTTAGGGTATGAACCGCAGGCTTTCAAGGCAGATTACGGCAGTTTTATGACCAATGTTCATCGGGATGACCTGCAAATGGTACGCACCAAATATGCGGAAATGGTACAGAACGGTAATATGGCACCCTTCCGCTACCGTATTGTAAGGGAAGATGGTGTGGTGAAGTACCTTCACGTGGTGGGGAAATCGGTACTGTCGCCTAATGACGAAAAAATTCTGCTGGGCATCACCATGGATGTGAGCAGTGAGATTGAAAATCAGCTGCAGCTTGAAAAAGTGAATGCCATCCTTACCGACAGGAATATCAATCTCAATGTGGCCAACAAAACCTTTGAGGAGGCGGAAAAGATTGGTATGTTCGGCACGCTGCAGTGGATTCTGGAAGACAACCGGTTTGTTTTTTCTGATAATCTGGTACGTCTCTTCGGTTTTGAAGCCGAGGATTTTGACCATCACCCACGTTCCTTTCTTAAAACCGTACATCCACAGGATATCAGGATGGTTGAAGACCGTATTGCAGCTATAGCTGAACTTCAGCATATCTCACCTTTTACCTTTCGTATTCTGCGCAATACCGATAAGAAGCTGCTTTATATTGATGTGACCTGTAAAATCATCCGTGATTCGGAGCTTGGCGATTATTTCCTTTTTATACTACAGGACGCAACAGAGGAAGTATTGGCCAAGAATGACATTGAAGAAAAAAACAGGATACTGGAAGCCAAAAATACAGAACTTCAGGCCTTTAACTATTTTGCGAGTCATGACCTGCAGGAGCCGCTTCGCAAGATTCAAACCTTTATAAGCCGGCTGAAAGACAAGGAATATGACCGTCTTTCCGATACAGGTAAGCAGTATCTGGAGCGGATTGAGTCCTCCTCGGGCCGTATGCGTTTGTTAATTAAGGACCTGCTGCAGTTCTCCCGCACCACAAGCGCCGAACAGGTATTTGAGACTGCGGACCTGAACCAACTTATGTATAATGCGCTGGAAGAACTTCATCATCCTATTGAGGAAAAGAAAGCGGTAATTAAAACAGAAAGCCTGCCTGTGTTGAGTGTGGTTCCTTTTCAAATCCAGCAGCTTTTCATCAACCTTATCAGTAACTCATTAAAATATTCGCGCGAAAATGTTACACCGGAAATAAAGGTGACTGTGGGACGTGTAGAATCCGGCGATGAGGGACTGCCCGTAAAGGCCGGAAATTATTTTTATAAAATGGTATTCAGCGATAACGGGATTGGTTTTGAACAGCAGTACGCCGAGAAGATTTTCACCCTGTTCAGCCGCCTGCACGGTAAACTGGAATATGAGGGTACCGGAATCGGACTGGCCATTTGTAAGAAAATTGCTGAAAATCACAGCGGTTTCATCAAAGCTGACGGCACACCGGGAGAAGGTTCCGTATTCACAGTTTATTTACCTGTACAGTAA